The following are encoded together in the Verrucomicrobiia bacterium genome:
- the cimA gene encoding citramalate synthase, whose translation MKPQVEIYDTTLRDGSQGEGVNFSVADKLRIAEKLDQFGVHYIEGGWPGSNPKDIEFFAQAKKRKFKHAKLAAFGSTRKKGVAVEHDDQVRLLIEAGTPVVTIYGKTSMLHVKEVLRCTPEENLAMIADTVKYLKDHGKFVVYDCEHAFDGYKLDPQYALATWHAAEKAGADFVVLCDTNGGCLPGEVAAITKFAVGQLNCRVGIHTHDDIGMGVANAIAALEAGACHVQGTVNGYGERTGNCNLTSVIPCVALKMKKTCVPAKSLPKLKELSMFVDEVANIRHNPRLPWVGSAAFAHKGGTHVNAVQKLAASYEHINPELVGNARNILISDLAGRSNIVMKAQDLGFKLRNDTPELKQILNAIKEREHAGYEYEAAEASMALLIRGILEHNPDLLFTIETYHVSMRRDKKESICEATVRVRVGDKIAHTVAEGDGPVNALDAALRRALVSFFPKLKAIELTDYKVRIINAGTGTAAKTRVLITSTDGKREWGTVGVSENIIEASLEALVDSLEFALLKK comes from the coding sequence ATGAAACCCCAAGTCGAAATCTATGATACGACCCTGCGCGACGGTTCGCAGGGCGAAGGCGTCAATTTCTCGGTCGCGGACAAGCTCCGCATCGCCGAGAAACTCGACCAATTCGGGGTTCATTATATTGAAGGCGGCTGGCCAGGCTCCAATCCCAAGGACATCGAGTTCTTCGCACAGGCCAAGAAGCGGAAGTTCAAGCACGCGAAGCTCGCGGCGTTTGGTTCCACCCGGAAGAAGGGCGTCGCGGTCGAGCACGACGATCAAGTGCGTCTGCTCATCGAGGCGGGCACGCCCGTTGTGACGATTTACGGCAAGACTTCCATGCTGCACGTGAAGGAGGTCCTGCGCTGCACGCCCGAGGAAAACCTCGCGATGATCGCGGACACGGTGAAGTATCTGAAGGACCACGGAAAATTTGTCGTTTACGACTGCGAACATGCGTTCGACGGCTACAAGCTCGATCCCCAATACGCCCTCGCCACGTGGCACGCCGCGGAAAAGGCGGGCGCGGATTTCGTCGTGCTCTGCGACACGAACGGCGGCTGTCTGCCGGGCGAGGTGGCGGCCATCACCAAGTTCGCCGTCGGCCAGTTGAATTGCCGGGTCGGCATCCATACGCACGATGACATCGGCATGGGCGTCGCCAACGCGATTGCCGCGCTCGAAGCCGGCGCGTGTCACGTGCAAGGCACCGTGAACGGCTACGGCGAGCGCACGGGCAATTGCAACCTCACCAGCGTCATTCCGTGCGTGGCGTTGAAGATGAAGAAGACCTGCGTGCCCGCCAAGTCGCTGCCGAAGTTGAAGGAGCTTTCCATGTTCGTGGACGAGGTCGCGAACATCCGGCACAACCCGCGTCTGCCGTGGGTCGGCTCCGCCGCGTTCGCGCACAAGGGCGGCACCCACGTCAACGCCGTCCAGAAGCTCGCAGCCAGCTATGAGCACATCAACCCCGAGCTGGTCGGCAATGCGCGCAACATTTTGATCAGCGACCTCGCCGGGCGCAGCAACATCGTGATGAAGGCGCAGGATCTCGGCTTCAAACTCCGCAACGACACGCCAGAGTTGAAGCAAATCCTGAATGCCATCAAAGAGCGCGAGCACGCCGGTTACGAATACGAAGCCGCCGAGGCTTCGATGGCCCTGCTCATCCGCGGCATCCTGGAGCACAATCCCGATCTGCTGTTCACCATCGAGACCTATCACGTTTCGATGCGCCGCGACAAAAAGGAATCCATCTGCGAAGCCACGGTGCGCGTCCGCGTCGGCGACAAGATCGCCCACACGGTCGCCGAAGGTGACGGCCCGGTGAACGCCCTCGATGCCGCGTTGCGCCGCGCACTGGTCAGCTTCTTTCCGAAGTTGAAAGCGATCGAACTCACCGACTACAAGGTCCGCATCATCAACGCCGGCACCGGCACGGCGGCGAAGACCCGCGTGTTGATCACGTCCACTGACGGCAAGCGCGAATGGGGCACCGTCGGTGTCAGCGAAAACATCATCGAAGCCTCGTTGGAGGCGCTCGTGGACTCGTTGGAGTTCGCGTTGTTGAAGAAATGA
- a CDS encoding valine--tRNA ligase: MSEIPKAYEPQSVEDKWYDFWVEQGCFTADPSRVSDKRPAYSIVIPPPNVTGMLHMGHVLNNTIQDILSRKARMDGKEVLWLPGTDHAGIATQVQVEKALKKEEHKTKYDLGREEFLKRVWKWKEEKGGIIINQLKKLGASCDWSRERFTMDPEYSRCVQKVFVELYKKGLIYRGKRMVNWCPATQTALSDEEVEMKPQKGFMYHFCVEVVEKGEAITKNARPLTPSLSPSDGERVADRPGEGKPGGPQVDSEGRVWLTIATTRPETIPADTAVAVNPKDPRYTHLIGKHVYRALPLDVPKEQRIIPIIADEHVDFEFGTGVLKVTPAHDKADFEIGQRHKLPIIESLTPDGKMTAVAGADLAGLDRFVARKKAAEILEGAGALDKAEPYENNVGFSQRADVPIEPRLSEQWFLKYPSVEQARACVEQDEDGSARVSRADSGVSPESSSIDLKLEEQASGATPDAARGTRALPKMRFHPQRWAKTYDHWLTNIQDWCISRQLWWGHQIPVWSRRYSKQEIADDPKLGHLMRSVDDVSSKLDAIRKKFGTQLGTDKKSDSRRLIEDTLAESADAIYWWHNLSEDENWIEVEAVTYSETAAKYLEGRGFTQDPDVLDTWFSSWLWPFATMGWPENTETLKKFYPTTDLVTGPDIIFFWVARMIMAGYEYMGDLPFKNVYFTGIIRDKQGRKMSKTLGNSPDPLELIAKYGADALRFGTMRSAPLGQDVLFDEKDVELGRNFCNKLWNACRFRQMQSSAECGTRSAEFEGEINPSLLTSDDKWILLRLDQAIREVSEALTTYNFATAVQALYRFFWSEYCDWYVEASKAAFGKPTPTPSQEGNSELTSERQLPSSGGAGGGSALAANKLAVIDFVLGNTLRLFHPFLPFITEELWHGMGFSKDLPENQGGKTIMFAPWPKPLSAEEKEHFGLDDAADKVATAKYELVGLGRNLRRELKLDPAKKLKFMLKPAGELASAEVEVLKILLNAEAVEVVAKDWAPPKGTPSAANLLGEIFLPLAGLVDFAAERVRLGKELEKVRAEITKVEDKLNNPNFAQKVPAKVLDEHKQRLADWQAKHNQIEKSLADLPE, from the coding sequence ATGTCTGAAATTCCGAAAGCCTACGAACCTCAGTCTGTTGAGGACAAATGGTATGACTTCTGGGTGGAGCAAGGCTGCTTCACCGCCGACCCGTCGCGCGTCAGCGACAAGCGCCCGGCGTATTCCATCGTCATCCCGCCGCCGAACGTCACCGGCATGCTCCACATGGGGCATGTGCTCAACAACACCATCCAGGACATCCTTAGCCGCAAGGCACGCATGGACGGCAAGGAAGTCCTCTGGCTCCCCGGCACCGACCACGCCGGCATCGCCACCCAGGTGCAGGTCGAGAAGGCGTTGAAGAAGGAAGAGCACAAGACCAAATACGATCTTGGCCGCGAGGAATTCCTCAAGCGCGTCTGGAAGTGGAAGGAAGAAAAAGGCGGCATCATCATCAACCAGCTCAAGAAACTTGGCGCGAGCTGCGATTGGTCCCGCGAACGCTTCACGATGGACCCGGAGTATTCGCGCTGCGTCCAAAAGGTGTTCGTCGAGCTTTACAAGAAGGGCCTCATCTATCGCGGCAAACGCATGGTGAACTGGTGCCCGGCAACGCAAACGGCGCTCTCCGACGAGGAAGTGGAGATGAAACCGCAGAAGGGTTTCATGTATCACTTCTGCGTTGAAGTGGTGGAAAAGGGCGAAGCAATCACAAAGAACGCGCGGCCCCTCACCCCTTCCCTCTCCCCATCGGATGGGGAGAGGGTGGCCGATAGGCCGGGTGAGGGGAAACCCGGCGGCCCGCAAGTGGACTCCGAAGGCCGCGTTTGGCTCACCATTGCCACCACGCGTCCCGAGACGATTCCCGCCGACACCGCCGTGGCGGTGAATCCGAAGGACCCGCGTTACACGCATCTCATTGGCAAGCACGTGTATCGTGCGTTGCCGCTCGATGTGCCGAAGGAACAGCGCATCATCCCGATCATCGCGGATGAACACGTGGACTTCGAGTTCGGCACCGGCGTGCTCAAGGTGACGCCGGCACACGACAAGGCCGACTTCGAGATCGGCCAGCGTCACAAACTGCCCATCATCGAATCGCTGACCCCGGATGGAAAAATGACTGCCGTGGCCGGCGCTGACTTGGCGGGGCTGGACCGTTTTGTCGCGCGGAAGAAGGCGGCGGAAATCCTGGAAGGCGCGGGCGCACTCGACAAAGCCGAGCCTTACGAGAACAACGTGGGCTTCAGCCAGCGCGCGGATGTGCCCATCGAACCGCGCTTGAGCGAACAATGGTTTTTGAAGTATCCGTCCGTGGAGCAAGCGAGGGCGTGTGTGGAACAGGATGAAGATGGGAGCGCACGCGTCTCGCGTGCCGATTCCGGCGTCTCGCCGGAATCCTCGTCCATCGATTTGAAGTTGGAGGAACAAGCATCGGGCGCGACGCCCGATGCGGCACGCGGGACGCGTGCGCTCCCCAAAATGCGGTTCCATCCGCAGCGCTGGGCGAAAACCTACGACCACTGGCTGACGAACATCCAGGACTGGTGCATCAGCCGCCAGCTCTGGTGGGGGCATCAGATCCCGGTGTGGAGTCGGCGTTATTCAAAGCAAGAAATCGCAGACGATCCAAAGCTGGGACATTTGATGCGCTCCGTTGATGATGTCTCTTCCAAACTCGATGCGATTCGCAAAAAGTTTGGAACACAACTTGGAACAGACAAAAAGTCTGATTCACGTCGTTTGATCGAAGACACATTGGCTGAAAGCGCTGACGCGATTTATTGGTGGCACAATCTTTCAGAGGATGAAAATTGGATTGAAGTTGAAGCCGTTACTTATTCCGAAACAGCGGCAAAATATTTGGAAGGTCGCGGCTTCACCCAAGATCCCGACGTGCTCGACACATGGTTCAGTTCCTGGCTCTGGCCGTTTGCCACGATGGGCTGGCCGGAGAACACCGAGACGTTGAAGAAGTTTTATCCGACCACGGACCTCGTCACCGGGCCGGACATCATCTTCTTCTGGGTCGCCCGCATGATCATGGCGGGCTACGAATACATGGGCGACCTGCCGTTCAAGAACGTCTATTTCACCGGCATCATCCGCGACAAGCAGGGCCGCAAGATGTCGAAGACGCTTGGCAACTCTCCCGACCCGCTAGAACTCATCGCGAAATATGGCGCCGACGCCCTCCGCTTCGGCACGATGCGCAGCGCGCCGCTGGGCCAGGACGTGCTCTTCGACGAGAAGGACGTCGAGCTCGGCCGCAACTTCTGCAATAAGCTCTGGAACGCCTGCCGCTTCCGCCAGATGCAATCAAGTGCGGAGTGCGGAACGCGGAGTGCGGAATTTGAAGGCGAGATCAATCCGTCGCTGCTCACCTCGGACGACAAGTGGATTCTCCTCCGCCTTGACCAGGCCATCCGCGAAGTCAGCGAGGCGTTGACCACCTACAACTTCGCCACCGCCGTGCAGGCGCTCTACCGTTTCTTCTGGAGCGAGTATTGCGACTGGTATGTCGAAGCGTCTAAAGCTGCCTTCGGGAAACCCACCCCTACCCCCTCCCAGGAGGGGAACTCCGAACTCACGTCCGAACGTCAGCTCCCCTCCTCCGGAGGGGCTGGGGGTGGGTCCGCGCTCGCCGCCAACAAGCTCGCCGTGATCGACTTCGTCCTCGGCAACACGCTGCGGCTGTTCCATCCGTTCCTGCCGTTCATCACGGAGGAACTCTGGCATGGCATGGGATTCAGCAAGGACCTGCCGGAAAATCAGGGCGGCAAGACCATCATGTTCGCACCGTGGCCCAAGCCGCTCAGCGCCGAGGAGAAGGAACACTTCGGCCTCGACGACGCGGCGGACAAGGTCGCCACCGCCAAATACGAGCTGGTCGGACTCGGCCGCAACCTGCGTCGCGAATTGAAGCTCGACCCGGCCAAGAAGCTGAAGTTCATGCTCAAACCGGCCGGCGAACTCGCCTCCGCCGAAGTGGAAGTGCTCAAGATCCTCCTGAACGCCGAAGCCGTCGAAGTCGTGGCGAAGGATTGGGCGCCGCCGAAAGGCACGCCGAGCGCCGCGAATCTGTTGGGCGAAATCTTCCTGCCGCTCGCCGGCCTGGTGGACTTCGCTGCCGAGCGCGTCCGTCTCGGGAAGGAACTGGAGAAGGTGCGCGCTGAAATCACGAAGGTTGAGGACAAACTCAACAACCCGAACTTCGCCCAAAAGGTTCCGGCGAAGGTGCTCGATGAGCACAAGCAACGGCTTGCCGACTGGCAGGCCAAGCACAACCAGATTGAAAAGTCGCTGGCGGATTTGCCGGAGTGA
- a CDS encoding SUMF1/EgtB/PvdO family nonheme iron enzyme has protein sequence MSLHLDPTPVLTVTAPPGTACQVQWSDNLAVTVRWFNLGFCQLDAVASVTDTNPPADGPRFYRAVQVPGTNMALIPAGRFAMGDTFAEGFGGERPVHDVSVAAFYMERYEVTRNLWDDVYLWAIAHGYSFDHAGSGRAANHPVQTLDWYDAVKWCNARSEMEGRGCAYFTNASFDAPYRTGQIDLANDCVDWKASGYRLPTEAEWEKAARGGAAGLRFPWGNTISPADANYFASTFYSYDTSGTNGFDPVYGTGDAPYTSPVGAFAANAYGLFDLAGNVWEWCWDAYDGSWYDNPGAVAPDPRGPAGGATNRVLRGGSWQTDASFARCANRTYFPYSGADGAAYDLGFRCVITAPVPLPAPLAAAQLVDPAWLGDGAFRFTITNLTPGRTNIVAASADLATWTPVWTNVPVTSTVEFTNRPAPGVAKSFYRTWQVP, from the coding sequence TTGAGTCTGCACTTGGATCCAACTCCCGTATTGACCGTCACCGCGCCGCCCGGGACTGCCTGCCAGGTGCAGTGGAGCGACAATCTTGCCGTGACCGTCCGCTGGTTCAACCTCGGTTTTTGCCAGCTTGATGCGGTGGCGTCGGTGACGGACACGAATCCGCCCGCCGATGGTCCGCGGTTCTATCGCGCCGTGCAGGTGCCCGGCACGAACATGGCGTTGATCCCTGCGGGCCGCTTTGCGATGGGCGACACCTTTGCCGAAGGATTCGGCGGCGAGCGGCCCGTTCATGACGTGAGCGTAGCGGCATTCTACATGGAGCGTTATGAAGTGACCCGAAACTTGTGGGACGACGTTTATCTCTGGGCCATCGCGCATGGTTACAGCTTCGATCATGCGGGGAGCGGTCGCGCCGCCAATCATCCGGTGCAGACGCTCGACTGGTATGACGCCGTGAAATGGTGCAACGCGCGTTCGGAAATGGAGGGACGCGGCTGCGCCTACTTTACGAATGCCTCGTTCGACGCGCCTTATCGCACGGGGCAAATCGACCTCGCCAACGATTGCGTGGACTGGAAGGCCAGCGGTTACCGGCTGCCGACCGAGGCCGAATGGGAAAAGGCGGCGCGCGGCGGTGCGGCCGGATTGCGTTTCCCGTGGGGAAACACCATTTCGCCGGCCGATGCGAATTATTTTGCCAGCACGTTTTACAGTTACGACACGAGCGGGACGAACGGGTTTGACCCGGTTTACGGCACGGGCGACGCGCCTTACACCAGTCCAGTGGGAGCGTTTGCCGCCAATGCCTACGGGCTTTTCGACCTGGCCGGCAACGTCTGGGAATGGTGTTGGGACGCCTACGATGGCTCTTGGTATGACAACCCCGGCGCCGTTGCGCCCGATCCGCGCGGTCCGGCGGGAGGCGCCACGAACCGCGTGTTGCGCGGCGGCTCCTGGCAGACGGATGCCTCCTTCGCGCGTTGCGCCAATCGGACTTACTTCCCCTATTCCGGCGCGGACGGGGCGGCGTATGATCTGGGGTTCCGTTGCGTTATCACCGCTCCCGTTCCGCTTCCTGCACCGCTGGCAGCGGCACAACTCGTGGACCCGGCATGGCTCGGCGACGGTGCGTTTCGCTTCACCATCACCAATCTGACCCCGGGCAGAACCAACATCGTGGCCGCGTCCGCCGATTTGGCGACGTGGACGCCGGTGTGGACGAATGTGCCGGTTACCAGCACCGTGGAATTCACGAATCGACCAGCCCCGGGTGTGGCCAAGTCGTTCTATCGAACCTGGCAGGTGCCTTGA
- a CDS encoding inositol monophosphatase family protein, whose protein sequence is MNKAEQNAALRCAVAAARAAGALMRRNLTATKTVNLRATHDIKLELDVRCQRLIERRLSRDFPAIAVLGEEGESGLADAPARWVIDPIDGTVNFAYGIPHACVCIALQVRSRSRTAQMDGGYETIVGVVYDPFMDELWSATAGDVARLNGKPIRVSTRARLSDAISAMGYGKNEKTMAIALKLFRNLSRRSRKVRNMGAAGLALAYVATGRFDAYIERGISIWDIAAGGFIVERAGGEFWRERLRDGSGYRMIASNGRLRRQIESLHETRRA, encoded by the coding sequence ATGAACAAGGCTGAGCAAAATGCCGCCCTGCGCTGCGCCGTTGCCGCCGCTCGCGCAGCCGGCGCGCTGATGCGCCGCAACCTGACGGCGACGAAGACGGTCAACCTCCGCGCCACCCACGACATCAAGCTCGAGCTGGACGTGCGCTGCCAGAGGCTGATCGAACGCCGGCTGTCCCGGGATTTTCCCGCCATTGCAGTGCTCGGCGAGGAAGGTGAATCGGGCCTGGCCGACGCGCCGGCACGCTGGGTGATTGATCCCATAGACGGCACCGTGAATTTCGCCTACGGCATTCCCCACGCGTGCGTCTGCATTGCCCTCCAGGTGCGCAGCCGTTCCCGAACGGCGCAGATGGACGGCGGCTACGAAACCATCGTCGGCGTGGTTTACGATCCGTTCATGGATGAACTCTGGAGCGCGACGGCCGGCGACGTGGCGCGCTTGAACGGCAAACCCATCCGCGTCAGCACACGCGCCCGGCTGAGCGACGCCATTAGCGCGATGGGCTACGGCAAAAATGAAAAGACGATGGCCATTGCCCTGAAATTGTTCCGCAACCTGTCACGCCGCTCCCGCAAGGTGCGCAACATGGGTGCGGCCGGGCTGGCGCTGGCCTACGTGGCGACCGGACGATTCGACGCCTACATCGAGCGGGGCATCAGCATTTGGGACATTGCGGCCGGCGGCTTCATTGTGGAACGGGCGGGCGGTGAATTCTGGCGCGAGCGCCTGCGCGATGGCAGCGGTTACCGGATGATTGCCAGCAACGGCAGGTTGCGGAGGCAGATTGAATCACTGCACGAAACCCGCCGCGCCTAG
- a CDS encoding non-canonical purine NTP pyrophosphatase: protein MKQLVIATRNTHKIGEIRAILGNAFQYSTLADYVGSPHVVEDAATFEGNARKKAIEIARWLSINRETMGREAAAAWHVLADDSGLEVDALNGAPGVHSARFAALDTGAPGNSKDSENNAKLLRLLGDVPGPRRTARFRCVLALTPVLAGTVDSASPVCLADEFELSTHVFEGVCEGVIGFEPRGGDGFGYDPLFYPVGLEKSFALLPRAEKNRLSHRGQALAKLRQHFQRPRS from the coding sequence ATGAAGCAACTGGTCATCGCCACCCGCAACACGCACAAGATCGGAGAGATTCGTGCCATTCTTGGCAACGCCTTCCAGTATTCCACACTGGCCGATTATGTTGGCTCACCCCACGTGGTCGAAGACGCGGCCACGTTCGAGGGCAACGCGCGCAAGAAGGCCATCGAGATCGCGCGCTGGCTGTCCATCAATCGTGAGACGATGGGCAGGGAGGCGGCGGCCGCCTGGCATGTGCTGGCCGACGATTCCGGTTTGGAGGTGGATGCATTGAACGGCGCTCCCGGCGTGCATTCGGCCCGCTTTGCGGCGCTCGACACCGGGGCGCCGGGAAACTCCAAGGATTCGGAAAACAACGCCAAGTTGTTGCGGCTGCTGGGGGACGTGCCCGGGCCGCGGCGCACCGCCCGGTTTCGCTGTGTGCTTGCGCTCACGCCGGTGCTGGCCGGCACGGTGGACAGCGCCTCACCGGTTTGTCTGGCCGACGAATTTGAACTGAGCACCCATGTGTTCGAGGGGGTTTGTGAAGGCGTAATTGGCTTTGAACCGCGCGGCGGGGACGGCTTCGGCTACGATCCGTTGTTTTATCCCGTCGGTCTCGAAAAGTCCTTTGCGCTGCTGCCGCGCGCGGAGAAAAACCGCCTCAGCCATCGCGGCCAGGCCCTGGCCAAACTGAGACAGCACTTCCAGCGGCCGCGTTCCTAG
- a CDS encoding Ig-like domain-containing protein, whose product MKKVIHLSLRCLTVTGLFLVAPALLAATHVVQMTGSLTFVPATLAIAKGDTVIWTNVSGITHTSTSGSSCSPDGLWSSGNIAGGGTFKFTFTNLNTGVYPYFCVPHCFLGMTGTLTITNGANTAPLVSITNPAPGAKFLAPANVLLQASASDADGSVASVQFFSGTTSLADVAAAPYQTTASNLGAGNYTFTAQAVDDLGLATTSAPVTIQVLTSATIVNPGAAAGSFHFDVNATAGQAYIAEFSTNLLSWSAFATNANAAPVISFTNVVGTDERRFYRVRQDWP is encoded by the coding sequence ATGAAAAAAGTGATTCATCTGTCCCTTCGTTGTCTGACCGTTACAGGGCTGTTCCTTGTTGCCCCGGCGCTTCTGGCTGCCACACATGTCGTGCAAATGACCGGCAGCCTGACTTTCGTTCCCGCCACGCTGGCCATCGCGAAAGGAGACACGGTGATCTGGACGAATGTCAGCGGCATCACGCACACGTCCACCAGCGGCAGCAGTTGTTCGCCGGATGGTTTGTGGAGCAGCGGCAACATTGCCGGTGGGGGGACGTTCAAATTCACCTTCACGAACCTGAACACGGGTGTGTATCCCTATTTTTGCGTGCCGCATTGCTTTCTCGGCATGACCGGCACGCTGACCATCACCAACGGTGCCAATACGGCGCCGCTCGTCAGCATTACCAACCCCGCGCCCGGGGCAAAGTTCCTCGCGCCGGCCAACGTGCTGTTGCAGGCTTCGGCCAGCGACGCGGATGGCAGTGTGGCCAGCGTGCAATTCTTCAGCGGGACCACCTCGCTTGCAGATGTCGCGGCGGCCCCGTATCAAACCACGGCCAGCAACCTCGGTGCCGGCAATTATACATTTACCGCGCAGGCCGTGGATGACCTGGGACTGGCAACGACGTCCGCGCCCGTGACCATTCAGGTGCTGACGAGCGCAACGATCGTGAATCCCGGTGCTGCCGCCGGGAGCTTTCACTTCGACGTCAATGCGACCGCGGGGCAGGCTTACATTGCGGAGTTTTCCACGAACCTGCTCTCGTGGTCGGCGTTTGCGACCAATGCCAATGCCGCACCGGTCATCTCCTTCACCAACGTCGTGGGGACGGATGAGCGACGGTTCTACCGCGTCCGCCAGGACTGGCCTTGA
- a CDS encoding c-type cytochrome domain-containing protein, with product MPTNHNLLNGGGVKRLAAGFGQCWPRLVLSFLAAHTGVRLMAAEVDVAKLPPPAGVTVDYDRDVRPIFEQSCFRCHGPNKAKSRFRLDNRESALKGGDDNTNDIVPGDSARSRLIHYVAGLDPDTQMPPGDRDKPLTVAQIRLLRAWIDQGAHWSTNAPSKLSLSITPTLRWISVHGNRSQFREIEGINDGWAGGLEHFELHEQVSPDTAASVEGRALAGDENYRLALRLVKNDVGFVHAGFESWREFYNDTGGFAPTLPTNAFALHRDLHLDVGRAWFEAGLTLPHYPRLVLGYEYQFREGDKSTLQWGPAGTLPPFDPNTDAKSVYPAFEHLDEHAHLLKLDASHELRGWELADHGVVEFYDLSTRRQNAAADTFGPGPDTLVVVRETYHHVSGANTFRVNKQLADWLSVSGGYLYARLEGDGTLDQSTLAGNGQFTGGLQWQADRLMMMRETHATSVAGLAGPWAGLSLSMGGQGEWVRQKTVGQEDLRIGDPSIPILFSDPSAVTGDLDTASARENVLLRYTVIPFTILSGELRLRQESLARFDERPDGSEAFALDTDADIQTSEYRTGFNTSPWSSVSFGADYRRRDRRTDYTHVEPFNPSGHLYPGFILWRDIVDNQVDARVTWRANAWLRTAFTFKWVQSDFNSATGPVPGSSPGGAIDAANFESRVYSLNAVLTPFRRLFFSGTFSFSDSLTRTASNGAGYLAPWQGNVYSVLTSATFALSPATDLRGSYAFTQSDYGQNNAASGLPAGIVYDRHAVQVSLVHRFKDGVTTTLGYGFFQYHEPSFGGLNDYRAHALFASATIPVP from the coding sequence ATGCCAACTAACCACAACCTGTTGAACGGAGGCGGGGTGAAGCGGCTGGCGGCTGGCTTCGGCCAATGCTGGCCACGGCTGGTGTTGAGTTTTCTGGCCGCCCACACCGGCGTCCGGCTGATGGCTGCCGAAGTGGATGTGGCCAAGCTGCCGCCGCCCGCCGGCGTGACGGTGGATTATGACCGGGACGTCCGGCCGATTTTCGAGCAGTCATGCTTTCGTTGTCACGGCCCCAACAAGGCGAAGAGCCGGTTTCGCCTCGACAACCGGGAGTCCGCGTTGAAGGGCGGTGATGACAACACAAACGACATTGTGCCGGGCGACAGTGCGCGGAGCCGGTTGATTCATTACGTCGCCGGGCTGGATCCGGACACGCAGATGCCACCGGGCGACAGGGACAAGCCGCTGACGGTTGCGCAAATCCGGCTGCTGCGGGCCTGGATTGATCAAGGCGCGCATTGGTCCACGAACGCGCCGTCCAAGCTGTCGCTTTCAATCACGCCAACGCTGCGCTGGATTTCGGTGCATGGCAACCGGAGCCAGTTTCGAGAGATCGAAGGCATCAATGACGGGTGGGCCGGCGGGCTGGAGCATTTTGAGTTGCATGAGCAGGTCAGCCCCGACACGGCCGCAAGTGTTGAAGGCCGGGCGCTGGCCGGGGACGAGAATTACCGCCTGGCGCTCCGTTTGGTAAAGAACGACGTCGGCTTCGTTCATGCTGGCTTTGAATCGTGGCGCGAATTTTACAACGACACGGGCGGCTTTGCCCCGACACTGCCGACCAACGCCTTTGCGCTCCACCGTGATCTGCATCTGGATGTCGGCCGGGCGTGGTTTGAGGCCGGCTTGACACTGCCTCATTATCCGCGGCTGGTTTTGGGCTACGAGTATCAGTTTCGTGAGGGCGATAAATCGACATTGCAATGGGGACCGGCGGGCACATTGCCGCCGTTTGATCCCAACACGGATGCGAAGTCCGTTTACCCCGCTTTCGAGCACCTCGACGAACACGCGCATCTTCTCAAACTGGATGCCAGCCACGAATTGCGCGGCTGGGAACTGGCGGACCATGGGGTGGTGGAATTTTATGATCTTTCCACTCGACGGCAGAATGCGGCGGCGGACACGTTTGGCCCGGGCCCGGACACGCTCGTGGTCGTGCGGGAGACGTATCATCACGTCAGCGGGGCGAACACCTTCCGGGTGAACAAACAACTGGCTGACTGGCTGTCCGTTTCGGGCGGCTATTTGTATGCGCGTCTTGAGGGCGACGGCACGCTGGATCAAAGCACGCTCGCCGGCAATGGCCAGTTCACCGGCGGTCTGCAATGGCAGGCGGACCGCCTCATGATGATGCGGGAAACGCACGCCACGAGTGTGGCCGGACTCGCCGGACCATGGGCGGGATTGAGCCTGTCGATGGGCGGGCAGGGGGAGTGGGTGCGACAAAAAACCGTTGGGCAGGAGGACTTGCGCATCGGTGATCCAAGCATCCCCATCCTGTTCTCGGATCCCTCGGCGGTGACGGGGGATTTGGACACGGCCAGCGCACGCGAAAATGTGCTGCTGCGTTACACGGTAATCCCGTTCACCATCCTCTCCGGCGAGCTGCGGTTGCGGCAGGAGAGCCTGGCGCGGTTTGATGAGCGTCCTGACGGTTCGGAAGCGTTCGCCCTCGACACGGATGCGGACATTCAAACGTCCGAATATCGCACCGGCTTCAACACGTCACCGTGGTCCAGCGTTTCCTTCGGCGCGGATTACCGCCGGCGTGACCGGCGCACTGACTACACGCACGTGGAACCCTTCAACCCGAGCGGTCATCTCTATCCGGGTTTCATTCTTTGGCGCGACATTGTGGACAATCAGGTGGACGCGCGGGTCACGTGGCGGGCGAACGCGTGGTTGCGGACCGCATTCACCTTCAAGTGGGTGCAATCCGACTTCAACAGCGCCACCGGTCCGGTGCCTGGTTCCTCGCCCGGCGGGGCCATCGACGCCGCCAATTTTGAATCGCGGGTTTACAGCCTGAATGCCGTGTTGACACCGTTTCGCCGGCTTTTCTTTTCCGGCACCTTTTCCTTTTCGGATTCGCTCACGCGCACGGCCAGCAACGGCGCGGGCTATCTGGCGCCGTGGCAGGGCAACGTTTACAGCGTCCTGACCAGCGCCACCTTTGCGCTCAGCCCGGCGACGGATTTGCGGGGAAGTTACGCGTTCACCCAATCGGACTACGGCCAAAACAACGCCGCGAGCGGCCTTCCGGCGGGCATCGTTTATGACCGGCATGCCGTTCAGGTTTCGCTGGTGCACCGCTTCAAGGATGGGGTGACCACCACCTTGGGCTACGGATTTTTTCAATACCACGAGCCCAGCTTTGGCGGGCTGAACGACTACCGCGCGCACGCCTTGTTTGCGAGTGCGACCATTCCTGTTCCGTGA